A stretch of DNA from Oryza brachyantha chromosome 4, ObraRS2, whole genome shotgun sequence:
CGTGCCAGATCGCGCACGAGGACGCGACCAGGGCCTGCAACCCGGACTTCACGACGCCGTTCGCCTCCGTGGAGGATGCCATCATCAGGTACGCCGGTtgatcttctcctcctccgtcgtctccccctccctctcgctGCGACCTTCCGTAGCGGTAAACCTTTTCTTTAGGGTTTATCGGATTAGTTCTTCGCCGCGGTGAACAACAAACCAAGATCGATCTCCCGTTTGCCCTTACCACTCGCAATAGATCGAGTTGCGTGCCGCAAGATTTCATCGCCAATCTGATCATTCGTGCAGTCCATATGATTCTTCAGATATCTGCATTCTCTCAAAAGGGGATTACGCAGACAAAATCGAACTGCTGCAACCTTCTTCCCCGCTTCcagatcaatcaatcaatccacGAACAGTACTAGCACGAAAACTTTAGACAATCTGGGTTGGTTCAGAGCTTCCCTATCTGATGGATGAACAGAGAAAAGGGCATGATCATCATCGTTAATCTTCCCTTTCATGTTATTTTGACGAAACTGTTTCTGGAATCTAATGTTTGGTTCACAATGCATTTGATTCATGTCCTTGATTAACCATACTGATCACTTGTTGTTTAGGATTAATCTGACAATCTTTGGCAGAATAATTTCTGTAACAACACCTTGGAATTATGTTACTCGTTTGACCATCAAGACAGTTGTTCTATGTTATATCTGCACCAATGATCATGACGTAACTGATAATCTTTAGTACTTTTCCTATTTCTTCACACTGTTGATGAAAGAACAGATTGAAAGTTCATATCGAATTTTGCTGCCAATCTCTGAAtacactgaaaaaaaatccataagtGCATGGATTGATTTGTCTTTCAGGTTGCTTCCATACCACGTGTTCGCGGAGTACGAGGACGACGAGATCTACGTGGAGGACGAGCCGCCGGTGAAGAACAAGTCGAGCGTGCAGGAGTGGGACGAGAGGCAGGAGGACGAGGCGACCCGCATGGCCAAGAGGTTCGAGAAGTATGTGCTGGGCTTCAACTTCGTCGTCCGGAAGCTCGCCGCCACCCACTCCGAGGAGCGGCTCCTGGTGAATAACCTCCTGCTCGCCGACGAGCAGCAGCGGTCGGAgcgcgtccgcgccgccgtccggcaGCAGCAGGTGGCGGcactccagcagcagcagcagcaccggaTGCTGATGCAGCAGGCTGCActgcagaagcagcagcaggaggcggcggcggcggcggcacggcagcagcagcaacaggtGGTGGAGCAGCGGCGGAAGCAGCAACAGATGGCGGCGAAGCGGCGGAAGCAGCAACAGGTGgcggagcagcagcggcggaaGCAGCAACAGATggcggagcagcagcagcggcagcagcagcagcaacagatggcggagcagcagcagcaacagatggcggagcagcagcggcagcagcagcagcaacagatggcggagcagcagcagcaacaacagatGGTGGAGcagcagaggcggcggcggagggtggaGCCGGAGGGGAAGATCGTCGGCGGCGTCAGGATACCGCCGTGGATCGCGCAGCCCATCGACCCCGACACGCTGCTCACGACCGCGCTGGTGCAGGGGGGCCGCGAAGGCTTCAAGACCTGCTTGAAGCACCTGCTGCAGGAGCAGaagcggcggagggaggaggactGGTGGTACTGTCGGGCTCACCGGCCGTCCGCGAGgcagcctccgccgcctccgccgccgccaccgccgccgccgccgccggtgccgcccgAGCCACTCATCGAGAACGAGTAGGAGAAATGCATTTGCTCGCGCGCGTCGTGATTCGTGCCAGACCGCCGCTTGATCTGGATCATACTCTTTTGCTGCTTGTGAATTTTGTTGACCTGGTTCTTCACTTGAAGTTAACGTTTACCAAACCAAAGTTTGGTTTCTggaatctgtttttttttctcttttttgaaCGGATGTGATTTGAGGATGATGGTCTGAACTTGCGAATTATAGATGCATTTTGAATTCATATTTCATATTGTTTTCCAGTGCTTTGCAGTaaccttttttgttttgaactCACTAGTCCAGATAGTTCCAGCAAGGACCAGATCAAACTAAGGGATGACAACTGGTCCAGATGGCCAAAATCTCAGCCCACTTATGTATATGCAGATATGCTTGCCcttcaatttcttttacaCTTGAATTGACTACCTTTTGTTCTTTTGACTCTATGTGGAACTTTCGCAACACAaagtatgatatttttaaacggGCAATTGCTCTATTGAcctatttttaagtctaactAACCAAATAAACCTATTTTTTCCACTTTGTTTATTTGAcccttgttttaaaaaattaaacagctGTCTGATCCTATTCCGTTGATCATTATTGACGATGTTaatacaaccaaaaaagtacCACTAAGGCCCTTGCTCATTTAACCTTGCTTTATTATGTAAATTGGGATAGAATTtgtcatttgtaaatatatgcaCAGAATTGAATTGTTTCAAATTTATGTGATATGTTACGgagaaatttgaattatatttttgagcattcaaatttgtgcaaaacatatcaaatatattttaaataattcaaatttctcCGTAATGTATcacatatatttcaaatattatatttcctTACACATAGTTACAAATGAACAAATTCTACCTCAATAAACGTCACAAAACAGGGTTAAATAAGCAAGGGCATCAGGgtcaaatagtcaaatagtttgtatttataaactttatgTTAACACCGTCAGCAAAGGTTAATGGAATAGGTTTAGACGGCTGGCttgtttttgaaaagaaacTCAAATGAGCAAACTGAAAAAGATATAGTCATTTTGTTT
This window harbors:
- the LOC102719486 gene encoding putative uncharacterized protein DDB_G0271606, yielding MVAETETEEEARARERAACQIAHEDATRACNPDFTTPFASVEDAIIRLLPYHVFAEYEDDEIYVEDEPPVKNKSSVQEWDERQEDEATRMAKRFEKYVLGFNFVVRKLAATHSEERLLVNNLLLADEQQRSERVRAAVRQQQVAALQQQQQHRMLMQQAALQKQQQEAAAAAARQQQQQVVEQRRKQQQMAAKRRKQQQVAEQQRRKQQQMAEQQQRQQQQQQMAEQQQQQMAEQQRQQQQQQMAEQQQQQQMVEQQRRRRRVEPEGKIVGGVRIPPWIAQPIDPDTLLTTALVQGGREGFKTCLKHLLQEQKRRREEDWWYCRAHRPSARQPPPPPPPPPPPPPPVPPEPLIENE